The Juglans microcarpa x Juglans regia isolate MS1-56 chromosome 2S, Jm3101_v1.0, whole genome shotgun sequence genome has a window encoding:
- the LOC121252014 gene encoding uncharacterized protein LOC121252014 isoform X2 — protein sequence MGNGDDGRCCFPLTSLQIGDLKSYLSDLSLFLACESKKSYILVDNQPWLRDPGSRRAQLWQLMVTKSRLSPFANTARRGRKEEKDSCCRPNTSKSDKLKKWFSLIDAVTLSHKRVLLPVKKLRESSLVSSELHRTLYGFIVFEVSWNNVRGINYLNELQTDTCLAIEAKVMQRWEFDTIAQAASSISSWFLGTLAEQLLLKKCLDSALGEVFFDAEENFSKAIPISDDDENVSNADLYVEDNCFHRLGGNYSPYFATDQNRSVLHTPPPLSEPYKRKEVMKSIRTGVEVDTYSEKIQDQVDDSSENSKTFSCDYKDAVEAPTQYMDVLILFRFIDRDLPFKLEQIIMSDLRLLTLLEAGLPSWVIFLQSYPGFCHLYRPWMCPLARVLYVLISVVTVLIGFYDLYKNVPVLKATAFRLCGPLLDWIETWEMVSRIKYLGTMLFLHNFQKAFKWFLTITHAARSFVLVFTRPLAQPLLGFMEFLLPVWSVFMEVMQSFCSVIWIVIGSSINLVENLVEILLLPICFSLSVIWSIATTILYPISWILWEMLYAPVRIILTSASFMAFISTGLYQMLGQMWQFVSSIFQLASASEATVSTYEVSMWRSLWNDLFSQVFRALRSILNGFVAFFSACNRHRLSIYNHIQEFIQRLFGQAHIIDHGVQNTGSTTSSGTLNPRK from the exons ATGGGGAATGGTGACGATGGGCGATGCTGTTTCCCTCTCACAAGTTTGCAAATCGG AGATTTGAAGTCTTATCTTTCAGATCTTAGCCTTTTTCTGGCTTGTGAAAGTAAGAAATCGTATATCCTGGTGGACAATCAGCCATGGTTGAGAGACCCTGGCTCAAGACGAGCTCAGCTATGGCAATTGATGGTTACCAAG TCAAGGTTATCTCCTTTTGCCAACACTGCACGGAGGGGcagaaaggaagaaaaggatTCTTGTTGTAGACCAAACACTAGTAAATCAGACAAGCTCAAGAAATGGTTCTCGTTGATTGATGCGGTAACGTTGTCACATAAGAGGGTTCTGCTACCTGTTAAAAAACTTCGTGAGTCTTCTCTTGTTAGCAGCGAGTTGCATAGGACACTGTATGGCTTTAttgtatttgaagtttcatgGAACAATGTCCGAGGCATCAACTACTTGAATGAGCTTcag ACCGATACATGTCTGGCTATAGAGGCCAAAGTTATGCAAAGATGGGAATTTGATACTATAGCTCAAGCTGCAAGCTCTATATCTTCATGGTTCTTGGGAACACTTGCTGAACAGCTACTCTTGAAAAAATGTCTGGATTCTGCCTTAG GAGAAGTATTCTTTGATGCTGAAGAAAATTTCTCCAAGGCTATCCCTattagtgatgatgatgaaaatgtcaGCAATGCTGATCTGTATGTTGAGGATAATTGTTTCCACCGCCTTGGTGGCAATTATAGTCCATATTTCGCTACTGATCAAAACAGAAGTGTGCTACACACGCCACCTCCACTCAGTGAGCCTtataagagaaaagaagtaaTGAAGTCCATTAGGACAGGAGTTGAAGTTGATACTTATTCTGAGAAAATACAAGATCAAGTTGACGACTCGTCAGAAAACTCCAAAACCTTTTCCTGTGATTACAAAGATGCAGTTGAAGCGCCTACACAGTACATGGATGTCTTGATTTTGTTTAGGTTCATTGACCGTGATCTCCCTTTTAAATTAGAGCAAATAATAATGTCTGATTTGCGGTTACTTACCTTGTTAGAGGCTGGGCTTCCATCTTGGGTCATCTTCCTTCAGTCATACCCAGGGTTTTGCCATCTTTATCGCCCATGGATGTGCCCTTTGGCAAGAGTTTTGTATGTTCTCATCTCAGTTGTCACTGTTCTCATAGGATTTTATGATTTATACAAAAATGTCCCAGTTCTCAAGGCAACCGCTTTTCGATTGTGCGGGCCTCTGTTGGACTGGATAGAGACTTGGGAGATGGTGTCAAGGATCAAGTACTTGGGAACAATGCTATTTCTACATAATTTTCAGAAGGCTTTTAAGTGGTTTCTTACAATTACACATGCTGCTCGATCTTTCGTTTTAGTTTTTACCCGGCCACTGGCACAGCCTCTTCTGGGTTTCATGGAATTTCTTCTTCCAGTTTGGAGTGTGTTTATGGAAGTCATGCAGAGCTTCTGTTCAGTCATTTGGATCGTGATTGGGTCTTCTATCAATTTAGTGGAGAATCTGGTCGAGATCTTACTATTGCCAATATGTTTTAGCCTCTCGGTTATCTGGAGCATTG CAACGACCATTTTGTATCCGATATCTTGGATCCTTTGGGAAATGCTTTATGCCCCAGTTCGAATAATCCTTACTTCAGCCAGTTTCATGGCTTTCATTTCTACCGGCTTGTATCAGATGCTAGGACAAATGTGGCAATTTGTTAGTAGCATTTTCCAGCTTGCTTCAGCTTCGGAGGCAACAGTGAGCACATATGAAGTTTCCATGTGGCGTTCACTTTGGAATGATCTATTTTCCCAG GTCTTCCGAGCTCTAAGAAGTATATTAAATGGTTTTGTTGCCTTCTTCAGCGCCTGCAACAGGCATCGGCTTAG CATTTATAATCATATACAGGAGTTCATCCAAAGATTATTTGGTCAAGCCCATATAATAGATCACGGTGTGCAGAACACAGGCAGTACAACATCTTCTGGGACTCTGAATCCCCGTAAGTAG
- the LOC121252014 gene encoding uncharacterized protein LOC121252014 isoform X1, whose protein sequence is MGNGDDGRCCFPLTSLQIGDLKSYLSDLSLFLACESKKSYILVDNQPWLRDPGSRRAQLWQLMVTKSRLSPFANTARRGRKEEKDSCCRPNTSKSDKLKKWFSLIDAVTLSHKRVLLPVKKLRESSLVSSELHRTLYGFIVFEVSWNNVRGINYLNELQTDTCLAIEAKVMQRWEFDTIAQAASSISSWFLGTLAEQLLLKKCLDSALGEVFFDAEENFSKAIPISDDDENVSNADLYVEDNCFHRLGGNYSPYFATDQNRSVLHTPPPLSEPYKRKEVMKSIRTGVEVDTYSEKIQDQVDDSSENSKTFSCDYKDAVEAPTQYMDVLILFRFIDRDLPFKLEQIIMSDLRLLTLLEAGLPSWVIFLQSYPGFCHLYRPWMCPLARVLYVLISVVTVLIGFYDLYKNVPVLKATAFRLCGPLLDWIETWEMVSRIKYLGTMLFLHNFQKAFKWFLTITHAARSFVLVFTRPLAQPLLGFMEFLLPVWSVFMEVMQSFCSVIWIVIGSSINLVENLVEILLLPICFSLSVIWSIATTILYPISWILWEMLYAPVRIILTSASFMAFISTGLYQMLGQMWQFVSSIFQLASASEATVSTYEVSMWRSLWNDLFSQVFRALRSILNGFVAFFSACNRHRLSIYNHIQEFIQRLFGQAHIIDHGVQNTGSTTSSGTLNPLRRKEENSH, encoded by the exons ATGGGGAATGGTGACGATGGGCGATGCTGTTTCCCTCTCACAAGTTTGCAAATCGG AGATTTGAAGTCTTATCTTTCAGATCTTAGCCTTTTTCTGGCTTGTGAAAGTAAGAAATCGTATATCCTGGTGGACAATCAGCCATGGTTGAGAGACCCTGGCTCAAGACGAGCTCAGCTATGGCAATTGATGGTTACCAAG TCAAGGTTATCTCCTTTTGCCAACACTGCACGGAGGGGcagaaaggaagaaaaggatTCTTGTTGTAGACCAAACACTAGTAAATCAGACAAGCTCAAGAAATGGTTCTCGTTGATTGATGCGGTAACGTTGTCACATAAGAGGGTTCTGCTACCTGTTAAAAAACTTCGTGAGTCTTCTCTTGTTAGCAGCGAGTTGCATAGGACACTGTATGGCTTTAttgtatttgaagtttcatgGAACAATGTCCGAGGCATCAACTACTTGAATGAGCTTcag ACCGATACATGTCTGGCTATAGAGGCCAAAGTTATGCAAAGATGGGAATTTGATACTATAGCTCAAGCTGCAAGCTCTATATCTTCATGGTTCTTGGGAACACTTGCTGAACAGCTACTCTTGAAAAAATGTCTGGATTCTGCCTTAG GAGAAGTATTCTTTGATGCTGAAGAAAATTTCTCCAAGGCTATCCCTattagtgatgatgatgaaaatgtcaGCAATGCTGATCTGTATGTTGAGGATAATTGTTTCCACCGCCTTGGTGGCAATTATAGTCCATATTTCGCTACTGATCAAAACAGAAGTGTGCTACACACGCCACCTCCACTCAGTGAGCCTtataagagaaaagaagtaaTGAAGTCCATTAGGACAGGAGTTGAAGTTGATACTTATTCTGAGAAAATACAAGATCAAGTTGACGACTCGTCAGAAAACTCCAAAACCTTTTCCTGTGATTACAAAGATGCAGTTGAAGCGCCTACACAGTACATGGATGTCTTGATTTTGTTTAGGTTCATTGACCGTGATCTCCCTTTTAAATTAGAGCAAATAATAATGTCTGATTTGCGGTTACTTACCTTGTTAGAGGCTGGGCTTCCATCTTGGGTCATCTTCCTTCAGTCATACCCAGGGTTTTGCCATCTTTATCGCCCATGGATGTGCCCTTTGGCAAGAGTTTTGTATGTTCTCATCTCAGTTGTCACTGTTCTCATAGGATTTTATGATTTATACAAAAATGTCCCAGTTCTCAAGGCAACCGCTTTTCGATTGTGCGGGCCTCTGTTGGACTGGATAGAGACTTGGGAGATGGTGTCAAGGATCAAGTACTTGGGAACAATGCTATTTCTACATAATTTTCAGAAGGCTTTTAAGTGGTTTCTTACAATTACACATGCTGCTCGATCTTTCGTTTTAGTTTTTACCCGGCCACTGGCACAGCCTCTTCTGGGTTTCATGGAATTTCTTCTTCCAGTTTGGAGTGTGTTTATGGAAGTCATGCAGAGCTTCTGTTCAGTCATTTGGATCGTGATTGGGTCTTCTATCAATTTAGTGGAGAATCTGGTCGAGATCTTACTATTGCCAATATGTTTTAGCCTCTCGGTTATCTGGAGCATTG CAACGACCATTTTGTATCCGATATCTTGGATCCTTTGGGAAATGCTTTATGCCCCAGTTCGAATAATCCTTACTTCAGCCAGTTTCATGGCTTTCATTTCTACCGGCTTGTATCAGATGCTAGGACAAATGTGGCAATTTGTTAGTAGCATTTTCCAGCTTGCTTCAGCTTCGGAGGCAACAGTGAGCACATATGAAGTTTCCATGTGGCGTTCACTTTGGAATGATCTATTTTCCCAG GTCTTCCGAGCTCTAAGAAGTATATTAAATGGTTTTGTTGCCTTCTTCAGCGCCTGCAACAGGCATCGGCTTAG CATTTATAATCATATACAGGAGTTCATCCAAAGATTATTTGGTCAAGCCCATATAATAGATCACGGTGTGCAGAACACAGGCAGTACAACATCTTCTGGGACTCTGAATCCCC TTAGAAGAAAGGAGGAGAATTCACATTAA
- the LOC121252016 gene encoding glucan endo-1,3-beta-glucosidase 12-like, with protein sequence MLCFATNQSMARLTWSSFLFVLYIFHVSDAGSIGVNYGRIANNLPSAAKVVELLKSHGLGRVKVFDTDPAVLKALSGSGIRVTVDLPNELLFAAARSKSFASTWVQSNIAAYYPATEIEAIAVGNEVFADKRNTTRFLVPAMKNIHDALVKYNLNNAIKVSSPIALSALQNSYPSSAGSFRPELVEPIFRPMLDFLRQTGSFLMVNAYPFFAYESNSDVISLDYALFRENPGVVDSGNGLRYFSLFDAQVDAVFAALSALKYDDIKMVVTETGWPSEGDENEVGASIQNAAAYNGNLVRRILTGGGTPLRPKADLTVYLFALFNENKKNGPTSERNYGLFYPNEQKVYDIPFTVEGLKDYHDNRPPATGNQRVTTPVSGGGGGVSTSSSGNRWCVANGEMGKEKLQAALDFACGEGGADCRPIQPGASCYDPNTLHAHASFAFNSYYQKKGRAGGSCYFGGAAYVVTQQPKFGKCEYPTGTGY encoded by the exons atGCTCTGTTTCGCTACGAACCAGAGCATGGCGCGCCTTACCTGgtcttcctttctctttgtcCTTTATATCTTCCATGTTTCTG ATGCCGGTTCCATCGGAGTGAACTACGGCCGTATCGCTAACAACCTTCCCTCGGCAGCAAAGGTTGTGGAGCTTCTCAAATCTCATGGCCTAGGGCGTGTCAAGGTCTTCGACACCGACCCGGCAGTCCTCAAAGCCTTGTCCGGATCCGGAATCAGGGTCACGGTGGACCTTCCCAATGAGCTTCTCTTCGCCGCTGCCAGAAGCAAGTCCTTCGCCTCCACTTGGGTACAGAGTAACATTGCGGCCTACTACCCCGCCACCGAGATCGAAGCCATTGCCGTGGGAAACGAAGTCTTCGCGGACAAACGCAACACGACCCGGTTCCTCGTACCCGCGATGAAAAACATCCACGACGCTCTTGTCAAGTACAACCTTAACAACGCCATAAAAGTCTCTTCCCCCATTGCCCTCAGCGCCCTCCAAAACTCTTACCCATCTTCGGCCGGGTCGTTCAGGCCCGAACTAGTTGAACCCATTTTCAGACCCATGTTGGACTTCCTCCGCCAAACTGGTTCGTTCCTTATGGTCAATGCGTACCCTTTCTTCGCCTACGAGTCAAACTCTGACGTAATCTCGCTGGACTACGCTCTGTTCCGTGAAAACCCGGGTGTGGTGGACTCCGGCAACGGGTTACGGTACTTCAGCTTATTTGACGCTCAGGTTGACGCCGTTTTTGCCGCCTTATCCGCATTGAAATACGACGACATCAAAATGGTTGTAACGGAAACTGGTTGGCCTTCTGAGGGGGACGAAAATGAGGTAGGTGCATCGATACAGAACGCGGCGGCGTACAACGGAAATCTGGTGCGTAGGATCTTGACAGGCGGCGGGACCCCTTTGAGACCCAAAGCGGATCTGACCGTCTATCTCTTCGCTCTCTTCAACGAGAACAAGAAAAACGGTCCCACGTCGGAGCGAAACTACGGGCTATTCTACCCGAACGAGCAGAAAGTTTACGACATACCGTTTACAGTGGAGGGCTTGAAGGATTACCACGATAACAGGCCACCGGCCACAGGTAATCAACGGGTGACGACCCCGGTCAGCGGTGGTGGAGGGGGAGTTTCGACGAGCTCTTCAGGGAACAGGTGGTGCGTGGCGAATGGTGAGATGGGGAAGGAGAAGCTGCAGGCGGCTCTAGACTTCGCATGTGGCGAAGGAGGGGCGGACTGCCGTCCGATCCAACCGGGTGCCTCGTGTTACGATCCCAACACACTCCACGCCCACGCTTCGTTCGCCTTCAACAGCTATTACCAGAAGAAGGGTCGTGCGGGAGGTAGTTGTTACTTTGGTGGCGCGGCGTACGTGGTCACGCAACAACCTA AGTTTGGGAAGTGCGAGTATCCTACTGGGACTGGATACTGA
- the LOC121252015 gene encoding clathrin coat assembly protein AP180-like produces the protein MAATMPKKIRKAIGAVKDQTSISLAKVSSTNATKLEVLILRATTHDEIPIDERYVNDILQLVSSNKVYAATCAQALSKRIGRTRNWIVALKSLMLVLRTFQDGDPYFPREVLHAMKRGAKILNLSSFRDDSNSSPWDYTAFVRTFALYLDERLDCFLTGKLQRRFTYRSTESSTHQSSRLTASPVSDMKPAMLLDKIPYWQRLLDRAIGTRPTGAAKSNRLVLNSLYAIVLESYDLYRDISDGLALLLDSFFHLQYHSCVKSFQACVKSTKQLEELSSFYDLCKGIGVGRTSEYPSVQKISDELIETLQEFLKDQASFPSPNGRSPLQLSAPSTKDDPASSGDEKLARNDQSEESIRVSSRRARRRSGFSSRCTSLEDLMSLTEPGKSLFTSAEQECYSEEQEQLEKQSPRLEDFFRSGDRDYGSNYSLSLEQGSYSCFDLVSLDNDWLKHEERLEQQQQLGHETSEASDLERDRPSKGWELVLFESATQHEQPSTNLANGFEPSVVKDVFSQASHPQHQYNPFLQDEVEVPAILATAPASATNEPAVFLADNTFSVTPTFHAAGPTFCVQIETETAPTFCATDFEETTTVAPTFRVLNSTETSTEAPTVSANNYVQMLAADPNKSDPFESYCPVAMGASQHIPNGLMNEESLLHEQRMWLEHQNKIIAKRMS, from the coding sequence ATGGCGGCAACGATGCCTAAGAAGATTAGAAAGGCAATTGGGGCAGTGAAAGACCAAACCAGCATTAGCCTGGCCAAGGTTTCCAGCACCAACGCTACAAAACTCGAGGTCTTGATCTTGAGGGCCACAACCCATGACGAAATCCCCATTGACGAGCGCTACGTGAATGACATCCTCCAACTCGTTTCCTCCAACAAAGTCTACGCTGCGACTTGTGCCCAAGCCCTTTCCAAACGCATTGGTAGGACTCGCAATTGGATCGTCGCTCTCAAGTCCCTCATGCTCGTCCTTCGAACTTTCCAAGACGGTGATCCGTATTTCCCTAGGGAAGTCCTCCATGCAATGAAACGTGGTGCAAAAATTCTTAACCTTTCTAGCTTCCGGGATGACTCTAATTCTAGCCCATGGGATTACACTGCCTTTGTCAGAACATTTGCTCTGTACCTCGATGAGCGCTTAGATTGCTTCCTCACCGGGAAGCTTCAACGACGTTTTACGTACAGGTCAACGGAAAGCAGTACCCACCAGAGCAGCCGACTCACGGCCTCGCCGGTGAGCGACATGAAACCGGCAATGCTGCTTGATAAAATCCCATACTGGCAGCGTTTGCTCGATAGAGCCATAGGCACAAGACCTACTGGTGCAGCCAAGAGCAATCGCCTGGTTCTGAATTCCCTCTACGCAATTGTCCTAGAGAGTTATGATCTCTACCGTGACATTTCTGATGGGCTTGCGCTTCTTTTAGACAGCTTCTTTCATCTGCAATATCATTCCTGCGTCAAATCCTTTCAAGCTTGTGTTAAATCCACAAAACAACTGGAGGAGCTTTCTAGTTTCTATGATTTGTGCAAGGGAATTGGGGTAGGGAGGACCTCCGAGTACCCAAGCGTGCAAAAGATATCTGACGAGCTTATTGAAACATTACAGGAATTCTTGAAAGATCAAGCATCATTCCCTAGTCCTAATGGTCGATCCCCATTGCAGCTTTCTGCGCCATCTACCAAGGACGACCCTGCTTCGAGTGGTGATGAGAAATTGGCTCGCAATGATCAATCAGAAGAATCAATTAGGGTTTCATCACGGAGAGCAAGGCGCCGGTCAGGATTTAGTTCACGTTGCACATCCTTGGAGGACCTTATGAGTCTTACAGAGCCCGGGAAAAGCCTTTTTACGTCCGCTGAGCAAGAGTGTTACTCGGAGGAGCAAGAGCAACTAGAGAAACAGTCTCCTCGTCTAGAGGATTTCTTTAGGTCTGGTGATCGAGATTACGGCTCAAACTATTCGTTATCCCTTGAACAAGGATCGTATTCATGTTTTGACCTCGTGTCTTTGGATAATGACTGGCTAAAACATGAAGAGAGGCtagaacaacaacaacaactagGACATGAAACCTCAGAGGCATCAGATTTAGAACGGGACCGGCCGAGTAAAGGTTGGGAGCTCGTTTTGTTTGAGTCAGCAACCCAACACGAGCAACCTTCTACAAACTTAGCCAATGGCTTTGAACCCTCTGTTGTGAAGGACGTGTTCAGTCAAGCTTCACATCCTCAACACCAATACAATCCATTTCTACAAGACGAAGTAGAAGTTCCTGCAATTTTAGCCACTGCCCCTGCATCGGCTACCAATGAACCGGCAGTTTTTTTGGCGGACAATACGTTCTCTGTTACTCCCACGTTTCATGCAGCAGGACCAACTTTTTGCGTACAAATAGAAACAGAGACAGCACCAACATTTTGTGCTACGGATTTTGAGGAGACGACGACGGTGGCTCCGACATTTCGTGTACTGAATTCTACTGAGACGTCGACGGAGGCACCGACTGTTAGCGCAAATAATTACGTCCAGATGTTAGCAGCAGATCCAAACAAAAGTGACCCTTTTGAGTCGTACTGCCCTGTTGCGATGGGCGCCAGTCAGCATATACCTAATGGTTTAATGAATGAAGAAAGTCTGCTGCACGAGCAACGGATGTGGCTGGAGCACCAAAACAAGATCATTGCGAAGCGCATGAGTTGA